A window of the Lolium perenne isolate Kyuss_39 chromosome 7, Kyuss_2.0, whole genome shotgun sequence genome harbors these coding sequences:
- the LOC127315656 gene encoding protein HESO1, which translates to MATAAVSPPAPKPEAPTPSDDLPRSREAVSWDPQALCKHAETCELEAEAFFIDPALLPTLEGLLLELYEILRPKPADYEQRRTMIDVFNKIAKDIFGETNGFPVVEAFGSFTMDLFTAKSDLDLSVNFSNDMDGQFARFDQISVIRKLTKVLRKHQSSGRCYGVLPIISAKVPVLKVTDKGTGVECDISVENKDGMSRSEIFKLVSSIDERFQILCFLMKFWAKTHNVNCPKDGTMSSMAIISLVAFHLQTRHPPILPAFSGLLKDGTDIASIQKNVVLLGGFGSRNKESVAELFVSLMSKLLAVEGLWEHGLCASNFDGCWISKTWGRGVGSLTVEDFLDRSQNFARAVGKAELRTIHGCLRKTVSKLSDFFKGNIDAPTLKIRIFGALNQEDVPARQPSLKPGKSKRKMDSQHEKQKKKGKHTAQPRRSATGATPKLPTPAVVFPLPGHYAPILPTPTVLMPLPPVHQVGSSQPIYQFGPLPQQHPFPPSRFAYGSPQAHLHPGVHMIGQPQGSFIHPNPGARRHQHSPHMLASLLNHGAINGSSHPYGFNGAPQIQYDGNGRLLPYGINPNYYRGA; encoded by the exons ATGGCGACGGCGGCCGTTTCGCCCCCCGCGCCCAAACCCGAGGCTCCAACTCCGTCCGACGACCTCCCTAG GTCACGCGAGGCAGTTTCATGGGATCCCCAAG CGCTATGCAAGCATGCAGAAACCTGCGAGCTGGAGGCGGAGGCCTTCTTTATTGATCCTGCTCTACTTCCAACTCTAGAAGGTCTACTTCTCGAACTGTATGAAATCTTGCGCCCAAAGCCAGCCGACTATGAGCAGCGGCGTACTATGATAGACGTCTTCAACAAAATCGCCAAAGATATTTTTG GTGAAACAAATGGCTTTCCAGTTGTAGAAGCGTTTGGGTCATTCACGATGGATCTATTTACTGCTAAAAGTGACCTCGACCTCTCTGTCAACTTTAGCAATGATATGGATGGGCAATTTGCTCGCTTTGATCAGATTTCAGTTATTAGGAAGTTGACAAAAGTTCTACGTAAGCATCAAA GCAGTGGTCGTTGTTATGGTGTTTTACCTATTATAAGTGCTAAAGTCCCCGTGCTGAAGGTTACTGATAAGGGAACTGGGGTTGAGTGTGATATTTCTGTCGAAAACAAAGATGGCATGTCACGATCAGAGATATTTAAACTTGTTTCATCGATTGATGAAAGATTTCAGATACTTTGTTTTCTG ATGAAGTTCTGGGCTAAGACACATAATGTAAATTGTCCCAAAGATGGAACAATGAGCTCAATGGCAATTATCTCCTTAGTTGCTTTCCATTTACAG ACTCGGCATCCTCCAATATTACCTGCATTTTCTGGCTTATTGAAAG ATGGTACAGACATTGCAAGTATTCAGAAGAACGTTGTGCTATTGGGGGGGTTTGGGAGCCGTAATAAAGAATCTGTTGCTGAACTATTTGTATCACTAATGAGTAAA CTTCTAGCAGTGGAGGGTTTATGGGAACATGGGCTCTGTGCCAGCAATTTTGACGGATGCTGGATCTCAAAGACCTGGGGAAGAGGAGTTGGTAGCTTGACC GTTGAAGACTTCTTGGACCGGTCTCAGAATTTTGCCAGAGCGGTAGGGAAGGCTGAGCTGCGAACCATCCATGGATGCCTAAGGAAAACTGTTTCCAAATTGAGTGATTTCTTTAAGGGTAACATTGACGCGCCGACACTGAAGATCCGTATATTCGGTGCGCTAAATCAGGAGGATGTCCCAGCCAGGCAGCCCAGTCTGAAACCTGGTAAGAGCAAGAGGAAGATGGACTCGCAACATGAGAAGCAGAAAAAGAAAGGGAAGCACACTGCACAACCTCGCCGTTCTGCTACTGGCGCTACTCCAAAGTTACCAACTCCCGCTGTTGTGTTCCCGCTACCTGGCCATTATGCTCCTATTTTACCAACTCCCACTGTGTTGATGCCCCTTCCTCCTGTGCATCAAGTGGGTTCCTCCCAACCAATTTATCAGTTTGGCCCCCTACCCCAGCAGCATCCATTTCCTCCTTCTCGGTTTGCTTACGGGTCACCACAAGCGCATCTGCATCCAGGTGTTCATATGATAGGCCAGCCACAAGGGAGTTTCATCCACCCGAATCCCGGGGCTCGACGGCATCAGCATTCCCCGCatatgcttgcttctctgctaaaTCATGGGGCGATTAATGGGTCATCTCACCCCTATGGTTTCAACGGGGCTCCTCAGATCCAGTATGATGGCAATGGCAGGCTGTTACCTTACGGAATCAATCCGAATTATTACCGGGGGGCATGA